The following is a genomic window from Candidatus Gorgyraea atricola.
TTTTGGAAAAGGTGCATGCGATTCTTATTGGTGGCGGCATGGCCTATACATTTATTAAGGCAGAGGGTAAAGAGATAGGAAATTCCAAGCTAGAGGCAGATAAGATAGATGTTGCAAAGTCACTGATAGAAAAGGCAAAGGCAAAGGGTGTAAAGATATTATTGCCTGTGGATCATTTGATCGCTGACAAGATCGATGCATATAGTAACACCAAGGTCGTAGATGAGACCATACCAGTTAACTGGATGGGTGTTGATATCGGACCCAAGACAGTGGATGAATTTAAGAAAGAATTGCGCAATGCCAAGATGATCATATGGAACGGGCCTTTAGGAATATTTGAAATATCGAAATTCGCAAGAGGCACAGAGGATGTGGCAAGATTTGTTGCAGGACTTGATAAGGCAATCACGATCATAGGCGGAGGCGACACAGCAAGCGCAATATCAAAGTTTGGATTAGAGAATGCAATGACGCACATCTCCACAGGAGGCGGAGCGTCATTAGAATACATGGAAGGCAAGGTGCTGCCAGGTATCGCAGCACTCAACGACAAATAGGAGATATAGATGAGACGACCGATTATTGCTGGAAACTGGAAGATGAATAAGACTGTACAAGAGGCCATGGATGTGGCTGTAGGGTTAAAGAGAAAATTCTATACTTTTTCAGAGGCAGATGTTGTGATATGTCCTCCATTTACAGCGCTCAGTAAAATACATGATGAGATAATAGACTCGAGCATAATGCTGGGGGCGCAGGATATGTATTGGGAGGCAGAGGGTGCTTTTACAGGAGAGATCTCGCCCAATATGCTAAGGGATGCTGGATGCAGATATGTGATCATAGGCCATTCTGAGAGAAGGCATATATTTGGAGAGACAGATGAAGATGTAAATAAAAAGCTCAAGATCGTGCTAAAACATGGCATGGTTCCTATAATGTGTGTTGGCGAAAAGCTTGAGGAACGGGACAATGGCATGACATTTGAAGTATTGGAAAAGCAGCTATCAAGGGGCTTAAAGGATTTTCAGAAGGATGAGGTAATGCGTATTGTCATAGCTTATGAGCCAGTGTGGGCAATTGGCACAGGAAGGACTGCCACGCCGCAGCAGGCGCAGGAGGCGCATAAGTTTATCCGGGATTTTATAGAGCGCACTTATACTAAAGAGGCAGCTGTGAAAGTCAGGATACAGTATGGTGGAAGCGTAAAACCTGATAACATTTCAAATCTTATGTCGCAGGAAGATGTAGATGGCGCGCTGGTGGGCGGCGCAAGCCTTGATGTAAATTCATTCACGGAAATAGTTAAAAACGCTGTTTTATAAGGAGGCAAAATGTACGGAGTGATCATTACTATACATGTAATCGCGAGTATCTTTTTGATACTGGTAATACTCTTGCAGGCGGGAAGAGGCGGAGGTCTGGCTGATTCATTCGGTGGTTCGCAGATGCAGAGCATGTTTGGCACAAAGAGCGCAAATGTACTTTCAAAGCTTACTGCTATATGCGCAGTCGCATTTATAGTAACGTGTCTGACTCTTGCGATTATTTCGAGCCGCAGGTCTAAATCTGTCGTAGATAAGGTTAATATACCTGCGCCTGTGTCAGTACCCCAGCAAACAACAACAGTTGATGTTAGTGTTGCAGAGCCAGAAGCAGAGGCAACTACTATAACTCCAGACCAGACGCAAGAGGAAGCTGAATAAGGTCTAATTTAATTATGCATGAGGACATGCTTAAAATTATAAGGGCCGTCTTTAAAAAGGCGGCCCTTTTGTTTTTATTGTTAGGTCTTTTAGGATTCAGGCCTGATTATGGGGATGCGATCGTGGCTGGCTCCATTGGCGAGCCGCGCACACTCATTCCTATATTAGCGTCTGATTCTGCGTCAGGCGCGATCTGTGGACTTGTATTCAATGGCCTTGTGAAATACGATAAGGATCTGAATTTAGTCGGAGACCTGGCTGAGACATGGGATGTCTCAGAAGACGGGCTTGAGATCACATTTTATTTAAGAAAAGGTGTAAGGTGGCACGACGGCGCGCCTTTTACAGCAAGGGATGTGGAATTTACTTATAAAAGCCTGATCGATCCGAATGTAAGGACAGCGTATAGCGGTGATTTTCAGATGGTTGAGAAATTCGATGTCTTGGATGACTATAGATTAAAGGTCACGTATAAAGAGCCGTTCTCGCCAGGCCTTTCGAGCTGGGGCATGAATATTATGCCGCGACATTTGCTTGAGAAAGAGGATCTAAATAAAACAGAATTTTCAAGATCGCCCATTGGCACAGGGCGATATAAATTTAGTCTCTGGAAAACAGGAGAGAGACTTGAGCTCGTCTCGAATCATGATTATTTTGAAGGGCGGCCGCATATTGATAGATATATTTACAGGATCATACCTGACCAGGCAACCATGTTTCTGGAGCTGCGCTCAGAGGGCGTAGATTATATTGGGCTTACGCCTTTACAATTCAGCCGCCAGACACAGACAAAATTTTTCAAAGAAGATTTTCAAAAGTTTCGCTTTCCGAGTTTTGGTTATACATATCTGGGATACAGTTTAAAGGATCCGAGGTTTCAGGATCTAAAGGTCAGGCAGGCAATAAATTATGCAATAGATAAGGAAGAGATTATTCGCGGCGTACTTCTGGGTCTTGGTAGGGTTGCAACAGGACCTTTTTTGCCAGAGTCATGGGCATACAATAAGGATGTTAAGGCCATAGGTTATAATCCTGATAAGGCGAGGCTGCTTTTGAAGGAAGCTGGGTGGCAGGATAGAGATGGTGACGGGATTTTAGAAAAAGATGGCGGGAAATTTTCATTTACTGTTGTTACAAATCAGGGAAATGAGCAGCGCAGGATGACAGCTGAGATTATTCAGCGCAGGCTCAAAGAAGTAGGCATTGAGCTTAAGATAAAGATAATCGAATGGAGTTCTTTTGTGAGTGAATTTATTGACAAGCGCAGGTTTGAAGCTGTGCTTTTAGGCTGGGGCCTTGGCCAGGACCCTGATATGTATGATATCTGGCATTCGTCAAAGACAAAAGAGGGCGAATTTAATTTTGTTGGGTATGGAAATAAAGAGGTGGATGGGTTGCTTTTAGAAGGCCGCCGCACTTTTGATCAAAACGAACGCGCAAGGATCTATCACAGGATCCATGAGATCCTTTACGAGGAGCAGCCGTATCTATTTTTATACGTTCCAGACAGTCTGCCTATTATTCATGGCAGGTTTAAAGGCATTGAGGTCGGCGCAGCAGGCATTGGCCATAATTTCATAGAGTGGTACGTGTCGAAAAGCGAACAGAAATACATAAGATAGCGCGTTAAAAGCCGAGGTCCAGCCTCGGCAGGATATGATTAAATATATTTTTCGTAGAATAATAGGGCTAATTCCACTTCTCCTGGGTATAACCATAATTACCTTTGCAGTGATACATCTTGCGCCAGGTAAGCCCACTGACATGGAGACGCAATTTAATCCAAAGGTCTCGCTCGAGGCCAGGCAGAGGATGATGACTTTGTATGGGCTGGATAAGCCTATTCATGTGCAGTATACAGATTGGCTCAAAAGGCTTTTGCGATTTGATTTCGGTGTTTCTTTTGTTGATTCAAGGCCAGTCATTAAAAAGATAGGTGAGCGCATACCAGTTACGCTTGGCATAAATCTTGCATCAATGATCTTGATCTTATTGATCGCTATTCCTATAGGCGTGAGCTCTGCAGTAAAAGAGAAAAGTTTCTATGATAGATCAATGACAGTGTTCGTGTTCATTGGTTTTGCCATACCTACTTTCTGGCTGAGCTTGATGCTTATGGATCTTGTAGGTGTGCGGTGGGGGCTTTTGCCTGTCTCAGGCATAAAGTCGTTGGAGTTCGATAAGTTTAATTTTGTTGAGAAGGTGATTGATATTGCGCGGCATTTAATCCTGCCTGTTATTGTTTCAGCATTCGGAGGCCTTGCTGGGATCTCACGATATATGCGCAGTAACATGGTGCATGTCTTGAAACAGGATTATATCAGGACTGCAAGGGCAAAGGGTCTGAAGGAAAAAGATGTGATTTATAAGCACGCTCTAAAGAATGCGCTTTTGCCAGTCGTGACTATTTTAGGATTATCAGTGCCAGGCCTTATAGGCGGCAGTGTTATATTTGAATCGATTTTCAGCATCCCTGGTATGGGCAGACTTTTTTACGAATCAGTAATGGCTCGGGATTATCCTGTGATTATGGGAGTCTTAGTGATTGGCGCAGCACTGACCTTATTAGGAAATCTCCTGGCAGATGTCTCTTACGCAGCAGTTGATCCAAGGATAAAGTATGAATAAATTAATGATTTTTGGAATCGTAATTGTGGCCTTTTTTGCAATAATAGCAATCCTTGCGCCATTTATTGCACCTTATGATCCTGGCAAGATTGATATTGAAAATATTCTTATAGGGCCGTCAAAGGCGCATCTTTTTGGTACTGATAGTCTGGGCAGGGATTTATTTAGCCGCATGGTTTATGGCACGCGCATATCTTTATTGGTCGGCCTGATAGCAGTGGGTATTTCTGCGCTTATTGGAATTTTACTGGGGTCAATCGCAGGCTATTACGGCAGGTGGGTGGATCTCTTGATCATGAGATTTGTAGATATCATGCTTTGTTTCCCAACATTTTTTCTAATATTAGCTGTGATCGCGCTTTTAGAGCCAAGTATAGTGAACATTATGCTTATAATCGGCATTACGAGCTGGATGGGTGTTGCGCGACTCATCAGGGCAGAGATATTGAGTTTAAAGGAAAGGGATTTTATATACGCTGAGAGGGCGATCGGCGCAAGTGACTTCAGGATCATCGTAAAGCACCTGATCCCCAATGCCATGGCGCCTGTACTCGTGAGCATCACCCTTGGCATCGCAGCTGCGATTTTAGTGGAGTCGAGTCTGAGCTTCCTGGGCATAGGCGTGCAGCCACCCACGCCAAGCTGGGGCAACATCTTGAGTGAGGGCAAATCCGTAATGGGCGCAGCCTGGTGGATGATGCTATTCCCAGGCCTGGCGATTTTCATAACAGTGTTAGGCTATAACCTTCTCGGCGAAGGCCTTCGCGAGAAACTTTTAAAGACTTAAGTTGACAGTTTAGCCAGGCT
Proteins encoded in this region:
- a CDS encoding ABC transporter permease, which produces MIKYIFRRIIGLIPLLLGITIITFAVIHLAPGKPTDMETQFNPKVSLEARQRMMTLYGLDKPIHVQYTDWLKRLLRFDFGVSFVDSRPVIKKIGERIPVTLGINLASMILILLIAIPIGVSSAVKEKSFYDRSMTVFVFIGFAIPTFWLSLMLMDLVGVRWGLLPVSGIKSLEFDKFNFVEKVIDIARHLILPVIVSAFGGLAGISRYMRSNMVHVLKQDYIRTARAKGLKEKDVIYKHALKNALLPVVTILGLSVPGLIGGSVIFESIFSIPGMGRLFYESVMARDYPVIMGVLVIGAALTLLGNLLADVSYAAVDPRIKYE
- a CDS encoding ABC transporter permease, encoding MNKLMIFGIVIVAFFAIIAILAPFIAPYDPGKIDIENILIGPSKAHLFGTDSLGRDLFSRMVYGTRISLLVGLIAVGISALIGILLGSIAGYYGRWVDLLIMRFVDIMLCFPTFFLILAVIALLEPSIVNIMLIIGITSWMGVARLIRAEILSLKERDFIYAERAIGASDFRIIVKHLIPNAMAPVLVSITLGIAAAILVESSLSFLGIGVQPPTPSWGNILSEGKSVMGAAWWMMLFPGLAIFITVLGYNLLGEGLREKLLKT
- the secG gene encoding preprotein translocase subunit SecG; the protein is MYGVIITIHVIASIFLILVILLQAGRGGGLADSFGGSQMQSMFGTKSANVLSKLTAICAVAFIVTCLTLAIISSRRSKSVVDKVNIPAPVSVPQQTTTVDVSVAEPEAEATTITPDQTQEEAE
- the tpiA gene encoding triose-phosphate isomerase, whose product is MRRPIIAGNWKMNKTVQEAMDVAVGLKRKFYTFSEADVVICPPFTALSKIHDEIIDSSIMLGAQDMYWEAEGAFTGEISPNMLRDAGCRYVIIGHSERRHIFGETDEDVNKKLKIVLKHGMVPIMCVGEKLEERDNGMTFEVLEKQLSRGLKDFQKDEVMRIVIAYEPVWAIGTGRTATPQQAQEAHKFIRDFIERTYTKEAAVKVRIQYGGSVKPDNISNLMSQEDVDGALVGGASLDVNSFTEIVKNAVL
- a CDS encoding peptide-binding protein; the encoded protein is MLKIIRAVFKKAALLFLLLGLLGFRPDYGDAIVAGSIGEPRTLIPILASDSASGAICGLVFNGLVKYDKDLNLVGDLAETWDVSEDGLEITFYLRKGVRWHDGAPFTARDVEFTYKSLIDPNVRTAYSGDFQMVEKFDVLDDYRLKVTYKEPFSPGLSSWGMNIMPRHLLEKEDLNKTEFSRSPIGTGRYKFSLWKTGERLELVSNHDYFEGRPHIDRYIYRIIPDQATMFLELRSEGVDYIGLTPLQFSRQTQTKFFKEDFQKFRFPSFGYTYLGYSLKDPRFQDLKVRQAINYAIDKEEIIRGVLLGLGRVATGPFLPESWAYNKDVKAIGYNPDKARLLLKEAGWQDRDGDGILEKDGGKFSFTVVTNQGNEQRRMTAEIIQRRLKEVGIELKIKIIEWSSFVSEFIDKRRFEAVLLGWGLGQDPDMYDIWHSSKTKEGEFNFVGYGNKEVDGLLLEGRRTFDQNERARIYHRIHEILYEEQPYLFLYVPDSLPIIHGRFKGIEVGAAGIGHNFIEWYVSKSEQKYIR